The Maridesulfovibrio salexigens DSM 2638 region TTAGCGTTTTCAAAAAAGTTTTCCCAGAGAACTCCATCCACGCCCATACCGTATTCCATATCCTGCTGCACAGCGCAGATAATGGTACCTTCAGGGCCGAAGGTGGTTCTCCAGATGTAGCCGTAATTTTCCGGCCAATGCTTGCCGTCAACAGACAGAGTCCACTCACCCATCTGCTGGGCTACACCAGTGAATCTTCCGTCAGGTGCAAATTTGGGATAGAAAATCCTGTCGTATGCTTCTTCCCAAATCTCACCATTGACGCAAGCAGTGAATTCCAGTTCGCCTTTATTAACAACAGCACCGACTTTCTCTCCATCGGGGCTGGCATGGAATTCTTCCACCCACTCAAATTTATCAGACCAGGATCCAGTGTCCTGGACCTCTCGCCTACCGGGATTCCAATCCCACGTGGACGCATCAGGCATCTCACGCCTCCTCATTCCGAAGATCCGGTCTATCCGCCAATATTCCGAATCAACTCGGTTTTTCAGGGTGCAGCGCACCCTAGTTTTCTAACCAACAATAGTCCCGTCTTTGGTCGAAACAAACCTCGTCACACCTAAGGCCGGAGACCCGTCCAGCCTTATATCTGCAAGTTAATTGGCACATTTTACAAAGTAGGACAATAGCATCTGAGGGGTTTGGGTATGAATTTTTTTCAAAATAAAACGAGCAGCATCCTCATCAGGAGGATGCTGCTCGTCCAAAAAAATCTTTTATTTAAATAACTTAAAAAAGAATTTATTTTACAAAAAAAGCTAAAATCAAGAGAAAACTTTTAATCAACGTTTTGATTATGTCTACTTTAACAGTAGGACATATTACCTACCAAAGCAAGAGGTAATCATAGGTCCAGTTCATCAAATATGTAGTCATAATCTAACTCGGAATTGACCAGCCCTGCTCCATGATTGATCTTAATCATGTCCCTAAGCTTGTAGCTTTCTTGAATGGCTTCCATCTTCTTGGCTACGGCATAAGTGTCGTCACGCACAACAATAACAGGAATTTCAAGAACTTCCGAACGTGTCAGAATGATATCATTGGGATAGAGATTACCGGTCAGGATAAGACATGGACAGTTACCTTCAAGGGCTACCAGTTGAACATCCGCCCTGTCACCACCGACAATAACAGCAGAATTTTTATGTCGCCTGAAATGGGTGATAAAGTTCTCAACCTGCATGGTACCGATAAGGAAATTCTCAACTACACGGTCCGCCTTGGTGTGAGCAGAAATGATCTTCCCGAAAAGCCTTTCGGCAAGGTCACTTACCTTGATGGCACCCATGAGCGGGTCACGGGGAATGATGCCCAGCACCTTCACCCCTTTCTTTTCCAGAAAAGGAACGATTAGTGAGGTCAGTTCATCCATGTAATGTTCAGGAACGTCGTTAAAAACAACTCCAAGGAAATCGTCCCCCAATTCCTTCTGGACACGGAGCACGTAATCGTAATGAAGCTCACTGCTGTAGCGGTCCACCAGAATGGTCTTTGCGCCGAGGGCACGGGAAACATCAGGTCCGCTTACCCCGCAGTAGGTGCCGGAGCTGAGATAGCTGCCGGAGCCTCCAAGGATCATAACATCCTTGTCGCTGCTGAGTTCTTCGTAAGATTCCACGATAGAAGGCATCAGATCGCCCATATCTTCAGAAAAAGCCTTGATGGTAAAATCACGGGTAACCAGAACAGGAGTAACCTTTGCCGGGTCCTGCTCCAGCCCGAGCACCTGCTGGATAAACGCCGCATCTGCATCGCCGGGGGTATCACCATCCATATGGGGAACAGCCCCAACAGGCTTCATGTAACCTACATTAAATCCGCTGTTGCGGAATTTAAGACCCAGCGACATGGCCAGAAGGTTCTTGCCGGAATATCCGGTAGTGGAACCTATATATATACTTACCATCTATGCCTCCTTATTCGCGCTCATCCGGCCGGTTGCCCGCATCTGCGGAGATGTCGACAACAGTCATCCGGGCATCGGCAACCAGAGCCTCGTCCGAGTTGACAAGCACAGGATTAAATTCTGCTTCGTAAATTTCAGGAAAATCATCTGCAAGGCATGACATCCTGATCAAAACATCAGTAATCGCCTCGAAGTCAACGGGCTCGCCCCCTTTGACTCCTTTCAATAACATATAGGAACGGATTTCCCGGACCATTTCTCCAGCTTCCTCTACAGAGAGAGGAGCTAGACGGAACGAGATATCCTTCAAAATCTCAACATAAACACCGCCCAGTCCGAACATGAGCAAAGGCCCGAATTGCTTGTCGCGGCGAAAGCCCACAATCACCTCACGGGACTGGGGAGAAGCCATCTGCTGCACAAGACAACCGGCAATGAACACATCCGGGCGCAAACGTTGGGTCCGGGCAGTTATATCCCAGAATGCAGCCCTGACTTCCTCTGCGCAGTTAAGGCCGACACGGACACCGTCAACATCGGACTTGTGTGAGATTTCAGGGGAAGCGATCTTGAGTACCACCGGATAGCCAAGCTGCTCGGCAATTGCCACAGCTTCATCGCCGGAGCGAGCAAGATCTGACTCAGGGGTCGGCAATCCGTAGGCGGTAACAATATCACGGGCTTGAAATTCCACCAGTTCGGAACGGCCGGAGCGTAATGCATTGTCTACAACCGCGCGGGCTGCATCCACATCATGTTCCGGGGTGAAATATGTACGCGGGGGCCGCCCTTTCCAGACAGCATATTTATGCATGCAGTCCATTGCCCGGACAGCCTGCTTGGGAAAGTCATATACCGGAACTCCGGCTTCTGCAAAAATTTCACGGGCCTCAGCACTGTTCTTGCGTCCCATAAGACAACAGAAAACAGGCTTACTTACTTCACCCATTCCCTGAACAACAGCCTTGGCAACCTCTGTGAAATCAAGATTCACAGTGGGAGCGATTATCACCAGCAGACTGTTTACAGCAGGATCATGCCCCACAATGCGCACAGCCCGACCATAACTTTCAGCGTCTGCATCGCCAAGAAGATCTACAGGGTTGTAAAGAGAAGCGTATCCCGGAAGCATGCGCTGCAATTCTCCGATAGTGCCCGGAGAAAAAGTGGGCATGCGCATGACCGATTCACCGCAGGCATCAGCAGCCAGAATACCGGGCCCGCCAGCATTGGTCACAATGCCTAGGTTCGGGCCTAAAGGCAATTCCTGAACTGAAAAAGCCTTAGCAAGGTTGAAAAGTTCATCAAGTTTTTCCACACGGATAACACCGGACTGACGAAAGGCTGCATCACAAGCCTGATCCGAACCTGCCATTGCACCGGTATGCGAAGACGCGGCCCGCGCACCTGCGGGAGTAGTACCGGCCTTCATCATCAGTATCGGCTTTTTCATGGAAACTTTAGCCGCCTGCGCCATGAATTCGCGACCGTCTTCAATGTTCTCTACATACCCAAGAATAACCTTTGTTTCAGGGTCATTACCGAGATATTCGATCATGGAAGCTTCATTGATAACAGCTTTATTCCCGAGACTGATAAACTTGGAAAAACCGACCTTTTCCCCCAGAGCCCAATCAAGAACAGCTACGCAAAGCGCACCGGACTGCGAGAAAAACCCCATACTGCCGGGAAGCGGATTTCCGGTGGCAAAAGATGCATTCACCCCGCCTCTGGAGTTGATAACTCCAAGGCAGTTGGGGCCAAGCAGATTGACACCATGCTCTTCAGCCAGCTTTGCAAGCTGAACTTCAAGAAGCCAGCCTTCGTGATCCACTTCCTTGAATCCTGCAGTGATTACCACAACAGAACTGACTCCGAGTTCAAGTAACTCCTTGAATATTCCAAGGACCAGATCACGAGGCACAGCCACAACTGCTAAATCAACAGGAGTGCCGATATCAGAAATTTTTTTATAAGCGGAAATACCGTTAATATCGCCGCCTCGAGGGTTTACCGGATAAAGCTGACCGCTATACCCGGCACTCTGCAGGTTAGACAGAATGGTGTTTCCGATTTTTCCGGAAACAGATGAAGCGCCGACAACGGCGATTGATGACGGAGTGAACAGACTATCCAAACTATCTCCCGACTTCTCCCCAAACTTGTCAGGGAAAACAATTAGTTCTCAAGCAATTAAAATGTAAAATAAATGTAACATGAAAACACGCTGCCAACAGTTTTTTCCTGTTATCAGCCTCACAAATGGTAAACATAGTCCGAGTACGGCAATGATGGCAAGCAGCTATGCGGCAATGAAAAATATATGTAGTCCCTATAATTATCCGCAAAGAAACCCATCGGTCAAAGTATTCCAACTATAAGCATTCTATTTATATGATATTTTTTATCAACCTTCACTAAATTTACGCATAAAGTTCTTAACAAGCTGAGATATTGCGCTTTTGTCACGTTTAGTGATAAACGTGTCAGAAGGTCGGGTTTTAAAAAAATGTATCAAGTTAATGATGTGATTAATGCTGTCATTTTGAGGTGGGTCAGCTATGAATGCTATGAATGACTCCAAGTTAATTGAAGAAAGCTTTTGTTCCATTACCGAAGCCATCTTCAAAATACTTCCCAAAAATAATCTTCCTTTCAGTTTGTATAGGATGAATCCATCCAATGGAAGATTTACACCCATTACAATCCCCGGAAAAGCCATTGTCTCCGCAGACAAACAATCCATTTCCGATGATTGCGAACGGGGTCTTATTTTTATTAAATTCCGGGACATTGGTACGTGCAAACCATTTTTCATGCACCATCTGCCTACTGTTATTTCCGATATTTCCCATTCCGTTCCCGAGCATGAACTGGCAAACCTGCTTTTAGAAGGGCTGAAAAAGAGTGCTGAAAAAATTTACATTGATTCCATAAAACTGCACTTCAAACAATTTCGCTCCACACTTACCAGCGTAGGAGAGCTGCTTCACGAAAAACCTGATTTGCTTTGGCTGATGATCCCCATGCTTGATCCTCAGCATTCACTGGTCAACAAAGCCCTTTCCAACGGTGTAATAGGAGCAGCAGTCCTGCTGCATGCCCGCGAAGTAAAACCGGATGTCCAAATTTTCATCGATGCGCTTTTCGCTCTTTTTCTCTGTGACATAGGTCTGTCCAGCCTGCCAGAATTCGTACTTGGTAAAGAGTTCTGTCTTTCGCTGGACGAACAGAAACGCATCCGCCAACACCCAATCGGATCAGTGGAAGTTCTGAGCTTGACCAGCAACCTGAGCAAGACTTCCCTGCGCGCAATTCTGGAACATCACGAAAGAATGGACGGTTCCGGGTACCCCAGAGGTGTTACCAACGAAAACCTGTCATGGCTTGGAAAGCTATGCGGGGCAGTGGACTCATATGTGGCAATGACTATGGGACGCCCCGGAAAGAAAAGCATGCCCACAGTAACAGCCTTGAAAATTCTGTACAGTGAATCGACTCAATACGACCCGAACATCATCTACGCGCTGGAAAAAGTGACCTATCGCGATTAAGATCGGATAAAGATCCTCAATTCATAAACTTTCCAAAAAAAAATCCCGTCCAGTTTCATCCGGACGGGATTTTATTATCAGTAATCTTCTGGTTTGTGCTCGCATTTGGTGACCGGTACGTGTTCAGTTATCCCGTCCGCGTACAAATTTTCATCTGAAAGACGGAATACCCTGCGCAGCAGCAGGCGTATATCCTCAAAAATCAGGTAAAATGCCGGAACCAGCAGTAGAGTAATACCGGTGGCGAAAAGAATACCGAATCCTAATGATACAGCCATGGGAATCAGGAACTTGGCCTGCCTCGATGTTTCAAGAATCATGGGAGCCAACCCGCCAAAAGTGGTCAGGGTGGTCAGCAAGATCGGCCTGAAACGGGCAGTCCCCGCCTCCAGCACCGCATCATATGCACAATGCCCTTTACGCCGTTGAATGTTCACGTAGTCAATGAAAACCAAGGAATCGTTGACCACAACACCACTCAGAGCCACGATACCGAACAGACTCATCAGGCTAAGACTGTACCCCAACAAGGCATGACCGATTACTGCGCCGACTATGCCGAAAGGAATACAGAGCATAACAATCAACGGCTGAAAGTAACTGCGGAAAGGAATTGCCAGCAAAGCATAGATCACCATCATGGCCATAAGCAGGCCGGAGATCAGGCTTTCAGTACTTTCCTGCATGTCAGCCTGTTTACCCTCCAGAGAATAACCCAATCCGGGATAATCAGCCTTCAATTGTGGAATAACATTGGCGACAACATCAGCCAGAATCTGAGAGGTTTCCTTTCGCGGATTAACATCAGCCTCTACGGAAATGACCCTGCGCCCATTACGGCGGTCAATAGAAGTATAAGCCCTGCCGTCCTTAATTTTCACGACCTCGCGCAAAGGAACATCAGTTCCGTCGGGAGTACGGATCATCAATTCTTCAAAATCATATTTGGAAGCACGTTCCTTTTCAGGCAGACGAACCATAACCTTGATTTCATTTCGACCACGCTGCTGGCGCAGGACCTCGGCCCCGTAATAGGAAGCGCGAATCTGGTTGGCAACATCGCGGGAGGTAAGCCCCAGACTGCGTCCAGCGGGCAGAAGTTCAAAGTCGAGCTGCCTTTTACCCGGTGAAAAACCGGAATCAATATCCTTAACCTTGGGATACACGCTAAGCGCCTGAGCGAGGTCCGATGAAGCCTTTTTAAGCACTTCAATGTCACTATGGCTAAGCTCAATTTCAAGGGAACTGCCTGAACCGGGCCCTCCACGGTCAGACT contains the following coding sequences:
- a CDS encoding phosphotransacetylase family protein; protein product: MVSIYIGSTTGYSGKNLLAMSLGLKFRNSGFNVGYMKPVGAVPHMDGDTPGDADAAFIQQVLGLEQDPAKVTPVLVTRDFTIKAFSEDMGDLMPSIVESYEELSSDKDVMILGGSGSYLSSGTYCGVSGPDVSRALGAKTILVDRYSSELHYDYVLRVQKELGDDFLGVVFNDVPEHYMDELTSLIVPFLEKKGVKVLGIIPRDPLMGAIKVSDLAERLFGKIISAHTKADRVVENFLIGTMQVENFITHFRRHKNSAVIVGGDRADVQLVALEGNCPCLILTGNLYPNDIILTRSEVLEIPVIVVRDDTYAVAKKMEAIQESYKLRDMIKINHGAGLVNSELDYDYIFDELDL
- a CDS encoding acetate--CoA ligase family protein, which encodes MDSLFTPSSIAVVGASSVSGKIGNTILSNLQSAGYSGQLYPVNPRGGDINGISAYKKISDIGTPVDLAVVAVPRDLVLGIFKELLELGVSSVVVITAGFKEVDHEGWLLEVQLAKLAEEHGVNLLGPNCLGVINSRGGVNASFATGNPLPGSMGFFSQSGALCVAVLDWALGEKVGFSKFISLGNKAVINEASMIEYLGNDPETKVILGYVENIEDGREFMAQAAKVSMKKPILMMKAGTTPAGARAASSHTGAMAGSDQACDAAFRQSGVIRVEKLDELFNLAKAFSVQELPLGPNLGIVTNAGGPGILAADACGESVMRMPTFSPGTIGELQRMLPGYASLYNPVDLLGDADAESYGRAVRIVGHDPAVNSLLVIIAPTVNLDFTEVAKAVVQGMGEVSKPVFCCLMGRKNSAEAREIFAEAGVPVYDFPKQAVRAMDCMHKYAVWKGRPPRTYFTPEHDVDAARAVVDNALRSGRSELVEFQARDIVTAYGLPTPESDLARSGDEAVAIAEQLGYPVVLKIASPEISHKSDVDGVRVGLNCAEEVRAAFWDITARTQRLRPDVFIAGCLVQQMASPQSREVIVGFRRDKQFGPLLMFGLGGVYVEILKDISFRLAPLSVEEAGEMVREIRSYMLLKGVKGGEPVDFEAITDVLIRMSCLADDFPEIYEAEFNPVLVNSDEALVADARMTVVDISADAGNRPDERE
- a CDS encoding HD-GYP domain-containing protein → MNAMNDSKLIEESFCSITEAIFKILPKNNLPFSLYRMNPSNGRFTPITIPGKAIVSADKQSISDDCERGLIFIKFRDIGTCKPFFMHHLPTVISDISHSVPEHELANLLLEGLKKSAEKIYIDSIKLHFKQFRSTLTSVGELLHEKPDLLWLMIPMLDPQHSLVNKALSNGVIGAAVLLHAREVKPDVQIFIDALFALFLCDIGLSSLPEFVLGKEFCLSLDEQKRIRQHPIGSVEVLSLTSNLSKTSLRAILEHHERMDGSGYPRGVTNENLSWLGKLCGAVDSYVAMTMGRPGKKSMPTVTALKILYSESTQYDPNIIYALEKVTYRD